One window of the Thermasporomyces composti genome contains the following:
- a CDS encoding ABC transporter substrate-binding protein has protein sequence MGSNGRMYEDVKDILRHQMRSRRDVLRAGLGASAALLFGGAAAACSSEGGQYSSAGRRPPEGAEQPPRGRANIPTPREKTLIIGQVDFQVFNSFNGRIPNGVQSGNGFDVVCKEYLFYLNMPTGELIPWLATGYEYNDDHTTLTFTFDPKARWSDGEPFTSHDFKFTVELMRDNPQLLGGGGDLKDYVANVATPDDHTAVLELSQPNPRMHYGFICTIVAGFDVLPRHVWEGKDPTKFKDNPPIRTGPYVLDRAIPSQKMFVWKKNPDYWNKDKLDPAPEFVIYQSVAESQDAASQAFRRAEFDVGSLDEEHAKVLRAEGYPNLVTTPFHDPCPRALWLNFDSSRGIMSDPRMHWVINYVIDREKIGNTVWPVKTPPAQYPWADYDGNKKWEVPHLAEKYKFEYNPQKAAQLLDEMGATLGPDGVRRWKGKPVSVEIITPAGVDGAEFIIGQLIVEELRKLGLKGSSVRSYSGSVHSEKWERGQFDISSQWVCNVSWDPNQLFSALQSRWATDVGTNAVGRNQVRMRNAKLDELSQRLQTMDPESAEARTLMEQALEEYFRTLPVIPVIQTAYPAYFNTTYWTGWPTEDDLYQVPNNWWGQFLFVIGRLKPTGAK, from the coding sequence ATGGGGTCGAACGGTCGCATGTACGAGGACGTCAAGGACATCCTCCGGCACCAGATGAGGAGTCGACGGGACGTCCTGCGCGCCGGGCTCGGCGCGAGCGCCGCGCTGCTGTTCGGTGGAGCCGCGGCGGCGTGCTCATCGGAAGGTGGGCAGTACTCGAGCGCGGGACGACGGCCACCCGAGGGTGCCGAGCAGCCACCCCGAGGCCGAGCCAACATCCCCACGCCCCGGGAGAAGACCCTGATCATCGGTCAAGTCGACTTCCAGGTCTTCAACAGCTTCAACGGTCGCATCCCCAACGGCGTCCAGTCCGGCAACGGCTTCGACGTCGTCTGCAAGGAGTACCTCTTCTACCTCAACATGCCGACGGGTGAGCTGATCCCGTGGCTGGCCACCGGCTACGAGTACAACGACGACCACACCACGTTGACGTTCACCTTCGACCCGAAGGCGCGGTGGAGCGACGGAGAGCCGTTCACCTCCCACGACTTCAAGTTCACCGTCGAGTTGATGCGCGACAACCCGCAGTTGCTCGGCGGTGGAGGCGACTTGAAGGACTACGTCGCCAACGTCGCCACGCCTGACGACCACACCGCGGTCCTGGAGCTCAGCCAGCCCAACCCTCGGATGCACTACGGCTTCATCTGCACCATCGTCGCCGGCTTCGACGTCCTGCCCCGCCATGTCTGGGAAGGCAAGGACCCGACGAAGTTCAAGGACAACCCACCCATCCGGACCGGCCCCTACGTGCTGGACAGGGCGATCCCCAGCCAGAAGATGTTCGTCTGGAAGAAGAATCCGGACTACTGGAACAAGGACAAGCTCGATCCGGCGCCGGAGTTCGTCATCTACCAGTCCGTCGCGGAGTCGCAGGACGCCGCGAGCCAGGCGTTCCGTCGGGCCGAGTTCGACGTGGGCTCGCTGGACGAGGAGCACGCCAAGGTCTTGCGCGCTGAGGGCTACCCGAACCTGGTGACCACCCCATTCCACGACCCGTGCCCGCGGGCGCTGTGGCTCAACTTCGACTCCTCGCGCGGGATCATGAGCGACCCGCGCATGCACTGGGTCATCAACTACGTGATCGACCGAGAGAAGATCGGCAACACCGTCTGGCCCGTCAAGACCCCACCCGCGCAGTACCCGTGGGCGGACTACGACGGCAACAAGAAGTGGGAGGTCCCCCACCTCGCGGAGAAGTACAAGTTCGAGTACAACCCGCAGAAGGCCGCCCAGCTGCTGGACGAGATGGGCGCCACGCTGGGGCCGGACGGCGTGCGCCGGTGGAAGGGCAAGCCGGTCTCGGTCGAGATCATCACGCCGGCCGGCGTGGACGGCGCGGAGTTCATCATCGGCCAGCTCATCGTGGAGGAGCTCCGCAAGCTCGGGCTCAAGGGCTCCTCGGTGCGGAGCTACAGCGGCTCGGTCCACAGCGAGAAGTGGGAACGTGGCCAGTTCGACATCTCCTCGCAGTGGGTGTGCAACGTCTCCTGGGACCCCAACCAGCTGTTCAGCGCGCTCCAGAGCCGCTGGGCCACGGACGTGGGCACCAACGCCGTCGGCCGTAACCAGGTGCGCATGCGGAACGCCAAGCTGGACGAGCTGTCTCAGCGGCTGCAGACCATGGACCCGGAGAGCGCCGAGGCGAGGACGCTCATGGAGCAGGCGCTCGAGGAGTACTTCCGCACCTTGCCGGTGATCCCGGTCATCCAGACCGCCTACCCCGCGTACTTCAACACCACGTACTGGACGGGCTGGCCGACCGAGGATGACCTGTACCAGGTCCCCAACAACTGGTGGGGTCAGTTCCTGTTCGTCATCGGCCGACTCAAGCCGACGGGAGCGAAGTGA
- a CDS encoding ABC transporter permease: MSIAKSSALATGTRSIRSFLAAHPLLSYALRRFGLYVVELWGAITVAFFFFRLIPGDPIQTFIQTLQLNYVYNQQASAEVIARYREEFGLDGNIVTQYLHYLHQVLIRQDLGPSLLNYPTPVQDVIMRALPWTVGLLGISAVLAWFLGLLAGAVAGWRRGKFGADLVTNLAIALSHVPYYFLALILTFIFAYQLNWLPARSAYDARLEPTFSLEFIASLLRYGLLPSLSIVVIGVFSWLLSTRMLMVPVLGEDYLVYAQAKGLRPRRILTRYALRNCYLPQVTAFGISLGFIFNGNVLVEQLFNYPGLGATLVNAINILDFNTIMGVTNLAIFAVLTANLILDLILPLLDPRVKYWR, encoded by the coding sequence GTGAGCATCGCGAAGTCGAGCGCGCTGGCGACCGGCACGCGTTCGATCCGGTCCTTCCTCGCCGCGCACCCCCTCCTGAGCTACGCCCTGCGACGCTTCGGGCTCTACGTGGTGGAGCTGTGGGGCGCGATCACCGTCGCGTTCTTCTTCTTCCGGCTCATCCCCGGCGACCCGATCCAGACGTTCATCCAGACCCTCCAGCTCAACTACGTCTACAACCAGCAGGCGAGCGCGGAGGTGATCGCTCGATACCGGGAGGAGTTCGGGCTGGACGGCAACATCGTCACCCAGTACCTGCACTACCTCCACCAGGTCCTGATCCGCCAGGACCTGGGCCCGTCCCTGCTCAACTACCCGACTCCCGTCCAGGACGTGATCATGCGGGCGCTGCCGTGGACGGTGGGTCTGTTGGGCATCTCCGCTGTGCTCGCCTGGTTCCTCGGCCTGCTGGCGGGCGCGGTCGCGGGGTGGCGTCGCGGCAAGTTCGGTGCGGACCTCGTGACGAACCTGGCGATCGCCTTGTCGCACGTGCCGTACTACTTCCTGGCGCTGATCCTCACCTTCATCTTCGCCTACCAGCTGAACTGGCTGCCGGCGAGGTCGGCCTACGACGCGCGGCTGGAGCCCACGTTCAGCCTGGAGTTCATCGCCAGTCTGTTGCGCTATGGTCTGCTGCCGAGCCTGTCGATCGTGGTCATCGGGGTGTTCAGCTGGCTGCTGTCCACCCGGATGCTCATGGTCCCGGTGCTCGGTGAGGACTACCTGGTCTACGCGCAGGCCAAAGGGCTACGGCCCAGGCGCATCCTCACCCGCTACGCCCTGCGCAACTGCTACCTGCCGCAGGTCACGGCGTTCGGGATCTCGCTCGGCTTCATCTTCAACGGCAACGTTCTGGTCGAGCAGCTGTTCAACTACCCCGGCCTGGGCGCGACGTTGGTGAACGCCATCAACATCTTGGACTTCAACACGATCATGGGTGTCACCAACCTCGCGATCTTCGCCGTCCTCACCGCCAACTTGATCCTCGACCTGATCCTTCCGTTGCTCGACCCGCGGGTGAAGTACTGGCGCTAG